The Mycoplasmopsis equigenitalium genome contains a region encoding:
- the yihA gene encoding ribosome biogenesis GTP-binding protein YihA/YsxC: protein MISFSKSAVDINSFIKHEGSEVVFWGRSNVGKSSLINAIANNKIAKTSSTPGRTQLINYFVNQDGNYIVDLPGYGYAKVNKQTQEKINKMIDEYLNWSNNIKCVFLLIDARIGFQKNDLEVIDYLNQINLPIFIVFTKIDKLNQSQKHQLTTSVTDNKLNMYLLVSALKKQNIAKLQNVVNDYLHI from the coding sequence ATGATATCCTTTTCTAAATCAGCTGTAGATATAAATTCATTTATTAAACATGAGGGTAGTGAGGTTGTTTTTTGAGGACGTAGTAATGTTGGTAAATCATCATTAATTAACGCAATTGCCAACAATAAAATTGCTAAGACATCATCAACGCCAGGTCGGACACAATTAATTAATTATTTTGTTAATCAAGATGGAAACTACATTGTCGATTTGCCTGGGTATGGATATGCTAAGGTTAATAAACAAACTCAAGAAAAAATCAACAAAATGATTGATGAATATCTTAATTGAAGTAACAATATTAAGTGTGTATTTTTGCTTATTGATGCTCGCATTGGTTTTCAAAAAAATGACTTGGAAGTCATTGATTATTTAAACCAAATTAATTTGCCAATTTTTATTGTTTTTACAAAAATCGACAAGTTAAATCAATCACAAAAACATCAATTAACTACAAGTGTCACTGACAATAAACTTAATATGTATTTACTTGTTTCCGCACTCAAAAAGCAAAATATAGCAAAATTACAAAATGTAGTAAATGATTACTTACATATATAA
- a CDS encoding thermonuclease family protein: protein MIRKLILFWTVFFSPFFLSACSVTRASEVTNSFEYVVVKKVTDGDTFIDTKGQKYRILGIDAPEIGVFKNGKYEKTTGVRYYFANQAKLILSDLILYKKVKIKVIKKDKYGRKVVQISINSTEISQKMVSLGLAKVAYISSNKKDYFYYSDQEFIEELYKLQQQAMLDNLNIWSANIELIYPR from the coding sequence GTGATAAGAAAATTGATATTGTTTTGAACGGTATTTTTCAGTCCATTTTTTCTTAGTGCTTGCTCTGTAACTAGGGCCAGTGAAGTTACCAATAGTTTTGAATATGTCGTAGTCAAGAAAGTTACTGATGGTGATACGTTTATAGATACAAAAGGACAAAAATATCGGATACTAGGAATCGACGCGCCTGAAATTGGTGTTTTTAAAAATGGCAAATATGAAAAGACAACTGGTGTTAGATATTATTTTGCAAATCAAGCCAAGTTAATTTTAAGTGACCTCATTCTATACAAAAAGGTTAAAATTAAGGTTATAAAAAAAGACAAGTATGGACGCAAAGTTGTACAAATTTCAATAAATTCTACTGAAATATCGCAAAAAATGGTTTCATTAGGGCTAGCAAAAGTTGCTTATATTTCGAGTAATAAAAAAGATTATTTTTATTATTCAGATCAGGAATTTATTGAAGAACTTTATAAACTTCAACAACAAGCAATGCTCGACAATCTTAATATTTGATCTGCGAACATAGAACTTATATATCCAAGATAA
- a CDS encoding lipoprotein 17-related variable surface protein: MESNANQKQKTKPKWIAAFGNYFKNLPKKKWINFGIAAALVLTTITAVSVYFTHKSREKAIAEHEFDKLVFSVGDMNESLDGSGPNEQKIKEFKDSHFASDFTGKNYSSKYWTEVFEPVGEKGESFSLQDLMSQDFILVDKNNKPFVHYAYELLEKNSIEFTSFANDAKGLLILRLKANTKDTKDVFVNGQKITQKVTIEKFYVIDGFKKKQSTTEPIEFRFLIPNRYHRFLRPNDSGEWVKNKEDFLAKVNAFSEKEKKDEVDDLFENWESNNIFLFKNLVIENDNLYAVVDYDKVVKSYDLKTLNGKQILDEKIDKKEFRDQRIPIDKEFFDSNNDFQTIKAVFKDTEDVDKLLLPSEIKKEDLEYKDGKPNPITSNTSKIYLTGNVDKFNISFLSKTYEANNDNGTLKFSVLLIDKTRNFTWEYRFEDKTRFKSKLEEEIKTDLINKVKVRVKEDFKATLAKYTWEQIIANKASDGKKIFKTSQDEKATLEDMMWDISLMLEMVIENKEKPGEYIVYSNKNGDIKLINFDAKSDIPVFDKVTLKLKVQISSTLKTNSKRTYVSPAIEVM; this comes from the coding sequence ATGGAAAGCAATGCTAATCAAAAACAAAAAACAAAACCAAAGTGAATAGCTGCTTTTGGTAACTATTTTAAGAATTTACCAAAAAAGAAATGAATTAATTTTGGAATTGCAGCAGCACTTGTTCTTACAACAATTACTGCTGTTTCGGTTTATTTTACACACAAAAGTAGAGAGAAAGCTATTGCCGAACACGAGTTTGACAAGCTTGTTTTTAGTGTTGGTGATATGAATGAAAGTCTTGATGGTTCGGGTCCAAATGAACAAAAAATTAAAGAATTTAAAGATTCGCATTTTGCATCTGATTTTACTGGTAAAAACTATAGTAGCAAATATTGAACCGAAGTTTTTGAACCGGTAGGTGAAAAAGGAGAATCGTTTTCTCTTCAAGATTTGATGAGCCAAGATTTTATTTTAGTTGATAAAAATAATAAACCCTTTGTTCACTATGCGTATGAATTATTAGAAAAAAATTCAATTGAGTTTACTTCTTTTGCGAATGATGCAAAAGGGTTGTTGATTTTAAGATTAAAGGCCAATACAAAAGATACAAAAGATGTGTTTGTTAACGGTCAAAAAATAACTCAAAAAGTTACAATCGAAAAATTTTATGTAATTGACGGGTTTAAGAAAAAGCAAAGCACAACCGAGCCTATAGAATTTAGATTTTTAATACCAAACAGATATCATAGATTTTTAAGACCAAACGATAGTGGTGAGTGAGTAAAAAACAAAGAAGATTTTTTAGCAAAAGTCAATGCTTTTTCTGAAAAGGAAAAGAAAGATGAAGTAGATGATTTATTCGAAAATTGAGAATCTAATAATATTTTTCTTTTCAAAAATCTAGTTATTGAAAACGACAATCTTTATGCCGTTGTTGATTATGATAAAGTTGTTAAATCATACGACTTAAAAACACTTAATGGCAAACAAATTCTTGATGAAAAAATTGATAAAAAAGAATTTAGAGACCAGAGAATTCCTATCGATAAAGAATTTTTTGATTCGAACAACGATTTTCAAACAATCAAAGCGGTTTTCAAAGACACGGAAGATGTTGATAAGTTGCTTTTACCTTCTGAAATCAAAAAAGAAGATCTTGAATACAAAGATGGTAAACCAAATCCAATTACTTCAAATACATCAAAAATTTATTTAACAGGAAATGTCGACAAATTTAATATTTCATTTTTATCAAAAACTTATGAAGCAAATAATGACAATGGTACTCTTAAATTCTCTGTACTTTTAATTGACAAAACACGTAATTTTACTTGAGAATACCGTTTTGAAGATAAAACTAGATTTAAATCTAAATTAGAAGAAGAAATTAAAACAGATTTAATCAACAAGGTTAAAGTTCGTGTTAAAGAAGATTTTAAAGCAACTCTTGCTAAATACACATGAGAACAAATTATTGCTAACAAAGCAAGTGATGGAAAGAAAATCTTTAAGACATCACAAGATGAAAAAGCAACGCTTGAAGATATGATGTGAGATATTTCATTAATGTTAGAAATGGTTATTGAAAACAAAGAAAAACCAGGCGAATATATTGTTTATAGCAATAAAAATGGTGATATAAAATTAATTAATTTTGATGCTAAAAGTGATATTCCAGTCTTTGACAAAGTAACTTTAAAATTAAAAGTGCAAATTTCAAGCACGCTTAAAACAAATAGTAAGCGAACTTATGTTTCGCCAGCAATTGAAGTGATGTAA
- a CDS encoding arginine deiminase family protein: MSKINVFSEIGILKEVLVHTPGDEIRRISPTRFNELLFSAVLESDVAIKEHKGFLQILKEQGIKVTQLTDLVLETWNFASNAAREEFVNKWINEAKPRIKDGNLKIKIKEFLNSKTPLELIKTMMTGILKYELGIEYKHELVVDPMPNLYFTRDPFTSVGNGITINNMKYQTRKRETLFSEFIFSHHPDYKNTPRWFDRMDSGNIEGGDLFVYTSETLVVGISERTKKKAILQIAKNIKNSNTNFKRIVIVKVPIMENLMHLDTWLVMVDYDKFIYSPNVTKALEFWDIDLTDKIKIKPIKSQNLEQVLTGIIGKRPVLIPVAGTDANQIDIDVETHFDATNYLTIRPGVVVGYSRNRKTEAALIKAGVKVYSFEGNQLSLGMGSARCMSMPLVRENLK; encoded by the coding sequence ATGAGTAAGATAAATGTTTTTAGCGAGATAGGCATCTTAAAAGAAGTGTTAGTTCATACGCCTGGTGATGAAATTAGACGAATTTCACCGACTAGATTTAATGAATTATTATTTTCGGCAGTACTTGAATCTGATGTTGCGATTAAAGAACACAAAGGGTTTTTGCAAATACTAAAAGAGCAAGGAATTAAAGTCACCCAGCTTACAGACTTGGTTTTAGAAACTTGAAATTTTGCTTCTAATGCTGCCAGAGAAGAGTTTGTTAACAAGTGAATTAATGAAGCAAAACCGCGAATAAAAGATGGTAATTTGAAGATTAAAATCAAAGAGTTTTTAAATTCTAAAACACCACTTGAATTGATTAAAACAATGATGACTGGAATTTTAAAATACGAGTTAGGAATAGAGTATAAACACGAATTAGTTGTAGATCCTATGCCTAATTTATACTTTACTCGCGACCCATTTACTTCTGTTGGAAATGGAATAACTATTAATAATATGAAATATCAAACTCGCAAACGCGAAACACTTTTCTCTGAGTTTATTTTTAGTCATCATCCAGATTATAAAAATACACCACGTTGATTTGATAGGATGGATTCGGGCAATATTGAGGGTGGTGATTTATTTGTTTACACTAGTGAAACACTTGTTGTTGGAATTAGTGAACGAACAAAGAAAAAAGCAATTTTACAAATTGCAAAAAATATAAAAAATAGTAATACTAATTTTAAACGAATTGTTATTGTAAAAGTTCCTATTATGGAAAACTTAATGCATTTGGATACATGACTTGTGATGGTTGATTATGACAAATTTATTTATTCACCAAATGTTACAAAAGCCCTTGAATTTTGAGATATTGATTTGACAGACAAGATTAAAATTAAGCCAATTAAAAGCCAAAATTTAGAACAGGTTTTAACGGGAATTATTGGTAAAAGACCAGTATTAATACCTGTTGCTGGAACAGATGCAAATCAGATTGACATTGATGTGGAAACTCATTTTGATGCAACAAATTATTTAACTATTAGACCAGGCGTTGTAGTCGGCTATTCTCGCAATCGCAAAACCGAAGCGGCGCTAATAAAAGCGGGTGTAAAAGTTTACTCATTTGAAGGCAATCAGTTATCATTAGGAATGGGTAGTGCTAGATGTATGTCAATGCCACTTGTTCGTGAAAATTTAAAATAA
- a CDS encoding aminotransferase class V-fold PLP-dependent enzyme yields the protein MNHQEIVKCFPARKHMTYLDSSALALKPQEAIDAMNHYFTNISVSTRTRDTKLGVHVIDVIAETRQLVADLVDAKFNEVIFTSGTTESLNMFVYMIEPLVKAGDEILLDVLNHSSNMVSWVELAKRKNCKIVFSHDVTQSITAKTKIIAMAQKPNTFIKHYDMNKLYKQCKKQGIILVNDAAQAIVNEKVSLTNCDMIAFSANKLYGPTGLGCLIVKEDLLVKLEPVKMGGGIFSRIQKDGGPVFKTDVARWEAGTPNVAGIFMFNASLKFFNKIGYKQTNEILEELALYAYEKLSKVKNIEIYSQPKDCIIMFNIKKVFCEDVALYLGKHNVYVRSGFFCAQYLQHVKTEPGFVRVSLGIYNTKADIDHLVDVLSKAKSYINV from the coding sequence ATGAATCATCAAGAAATTGTTAAATGTTTTCCAGCACGTAAACATATGACATATTTAGATTCATCAGCCCTTGCTCTTAAGCCTCAAGAAGCAATTGATGCTATGAATCATTATTTTACAAATATTTCAGTTAGCACAAGAACTCGTGATACAAAATTAGGGGTGCATGTGATTGATGTGATTGCGGAGACCCGTCAGTTGGTAGCGGATTTAGTAGATGCTAAATTTAATGAAGTTATCTTTACATCTGGAACAACTGAATCGCTTAATATGTTTGTTTATATGATTGAGCCTCTTGTTAAGGCTGGTGATGAGATTTTACTTGATGTTCTTAATCATTCTTCAAATATGGTAAGTTGAGTTGAATTGGCAAAACGTAAAAACTGCAAAATTGTTTTTAGTCATGATGTGACGCAAAGCATTACAGCAAAAACAAAGATTATTGCAATGGCGCAAAAACCAAATACTTTTATCAAACACTATGATATGAATAAGTTGTATAAGCAATGTAAGAAACAAGGCATTATTTTAGTTAATGATGCAGCGCAAGCAATTGTTAATGAAAAAGTTTCACTAACAAATTGCGATATGATTGCTTTTAGTGCGAATAAACTTTATGGGCCAACAGGATTAGGTTGCTTGATTGTTAAAGAAGATTTACTTGTTAAATTAGAGCCTGTAAAAATGGGAGGAGGAATTTTTAGTCGTATTCAAAAAGACGGTGGTCCTGTTTTTAAAACAGATGTTGCTCGTTGAGAAGCGGGGACTCCAAACGTAGCAGGGATTTTTATGTTTAATGCTTCATTAAAGTTTTTTAACAAAATTGGTTATAAACAAACTAATGAAATTTTAGAAGAACTTGCACTTTATGCCTATGAAAAACTAAGTAAAGTTAAGAATATTGAAATTTACTCACAACCCAAAGATTGCATAATTATGTTTAATATTAAAAAAGTTTTTTGTGAAGATGTTGCTCTTTATTTAGGTAAACACAATGTGTATGTTCGTAGCGGTTTTTTCTGCGCGCAATATTTACAACACGTTAAAACAGAACCTGGCTTTGTTCGTGTTTCGCTAGGAATTTATAACACAAAAGCTGATATTGACCATCTTGTTGATGTGCTATCAAAAGCAAAAAGTTATATAAATGTTTAA
- the pyk gene encoding pyruvate kinase, whose product MHLIDKRSKLIVTIGPSSDNYEVLRELIENGATAIRANFSHGDHSEQVNKFKLAQKISKDLHIPISIILDTKGPEIRVGEMLDGAQPISAKSKIKIWTSEDKYTKLKGTSKEFAVSYNMAQDLKKGDHVLLDDGKLDTVVTDVKKDHVVVEALNSHKLKTKKRINLPGVDFSLPFLAEKDINDVKFGLQHGITHVAASFVNSAANVNELRKLLNENGGEHVQIISKIESQLGITNIDEIIEASDAVMVARGDLGLEIPYYDVPYYQKIIVRKCRNKGVPVIVATQMLDSMENSTHATRAEVTDVYVATEQGADATMLSGESAQGNFPVVAVATMAAINRRAEKEFYNKLFYQENLREIKKTIHDRRSEIAYKIAEATKDGEYKFVVVLSHSGQTLKEVARFRPNSTIIGIVRNEKLIHSFGITSSVFVSLDSVKLMDKIKGQHNIAQEALLPYGPKKGDKFVVVDEDKFSFHVYK is encoded by the coding sequence ATGCATTTAATAGATAAAAGAAGTAAATTAATTGTTACTATTGGTCCAAGTAGTGATAATTATGAAGTTCTTAGAGAATTGATTGAAAATGGAGCAACAGCAATCCGTGCTAACTTTAGCCACGGTGACCACTCTGAACAAGTTAATAAGTTTAAACTTGCACAAAAAATAAGTAAAGATTTACACATTCCAATTTCAATTATTTTAGATACTAAAGGTCCAGAAATTAGAGTTGGAGAAATGCTTGATGGCGCACAACCAATTAGTGCAAAATCAAAAATTAAAATTTGAACTTCTGAAGATAAATACACAAAACTTAAAGGAACAAGTAAAGAATTCGCTGTAAGTTACAATATGGCACAAGACCTTAAAAAAGGTGATCACGTGTTACTAGATGATGGAAAACTTGACACAGTAGTTACAGATGTTAAAAAAGATCACGTGGTAGTCGAGGCCTTAAACAGCCACAAACTAAAAACAAAGAAAAGAATTAACCTTCCTGGGGTAGACTTCTCATTACCATTCTTAGCAGAAAAAGATATTAATGATGTTAAGTTTGGTTTACAACACGGTATCACCCACGTTGCTGCTTCATTTGTTAACTCAGCAGCAAACGTTAATGAATTAAGAAAATTACTTAATGAAAATGGTGGTGAACACGTTCAAATTATTTCAAAAATTGAATCACAATTAGGTATTACTAATATTGATGAAATTATTGAAGCAAGTGACGCCGTAATGGTTGCGCGTGGTGATTTAGGTTTAGAAATTCCTTACTACGATGTGCCTTACTACCAAAAAATAATCGTACGTAAATGTCGTAACAAAGGTGTACCAGTTATCGTTGCTACCCAAATGTTAGACTCGATGGAAAACTCAACTCACGCAACACGTGCTGAAGTTACTGACGTTTATGTTGCTACCGAACAAGGGGCAGACGCAACAATGCTTTCAGGAGAAAGTGCACAAGGTAACTTCCCCGTTGTTGCTGTTGCGACAATGGCCGCAATTAACAGACGTGCAGAAAAAGAATTCTACAACAAACTTTTCTATCAAGAAAATCTTCGTGAAATTAAGAAAACTATTCACGACAGACGTTCAGAAATTGCTTACAAAATCGCTGAAGCAACCAAAGATGGTGAATACAAATTTGTTGTTGTACTATCACACTCAGGTCAAACCTTAAAAGAAGTTGCAAGATTTAGACCAAACTCAACAATTATTGGAATTGTAAGAAACGAAAAATTGATTCACTCATTCGGGATTACTTCTTCAGTATTTGTTTCATTAGATTCGGTAAAATTAATGGATAAAATTAAAGGTCAACACAACATTGCGCAAGAAGCACTCTTACCATATGGTCCTAAAAAAGGTGATAAATTCGTTGTTGTTGATGAAGACAAATTTAGCTTCCACGTTTATAAATAA
- a CDS encoding PTS fructose transporter subunit IIABC yields the protein MNIKEFFRKDLVIVNKSFKNKDACLKYLAKHLVSKNYAKNEETVLDLALKREKEFSTGIGNAIAIPHIRDDVMNESVVTFVKTDALDWKSNDNEKVKFVFFITMSKKDGESSHLEAIQQLSTLFMNENFVKELELVDSYDSLIKLLEKNQKNTLVHSTEKTNTNGYDIVAVTACPTGIAHTYMAAERLTKAAKEMGLSIKVETQGTEGSKNVLTQYEISNAKGVILAVDKVVDLSRFAGLENVLELGTGTAIKKPEEQIKKILNKEGKKLPGQKASGSNETTEDLISFDGFGKRIYKGIMNGVSFMLPFVVFGGIMIALAFLIDIKNAGTANYGSVNEVARWFKNLGGLAFGIMVPILSAYIAYGLVGRFGLLPGFICGFISIGSFLMKLDPSTGQISWFDPAGGLGSGFFGGIIGAILSAVLIIVFVKYVFGWVPASLKGLKNILFIPLFATFAIALVFWVINIPLIYLNYGFNKLLGAIESKNYLVPLLGLVLGLMMTSDLGGPINKAAYLFSIATISSGNGTVAMAATMAAGMVPPLGIALATSIFRKHFSQEEIQSGYVNYVMGLSFISEGAIPFTVAKPRVMVPANLVGGAITGLLVGLFQITLAAPHGGVFVFALVKTSLFSSSGGQIGGGIALYIAAIIAGAIAQMFTIWGLLLLYKKLDAAKAKKTTNLV from the coding sequence ATGAATATAAAAGAATTTTTTAGAAAAGATTTAGTCATTGTTAACAAATCGTTCAAAAACAAAGATGCATGCTTAAAATATTTAGCTAAACATCTTGTTTCTAAAAACTATGCCAAGAACGAAGAAACTGTACTTGATCTTGCTTTAAAAAGAGAAAAAGAATTCAGCACAGGTATTGGTAACGCCATTGCTATTCCTCACATTCGTGATGATGTAATGAACGAAAGCGTTGTTACATTTGTTAAAACTGATGCCTTAGACTGAAAATCAAATGATAATGAAAAAGTAAAATTTGTCTTTTTTATTACTATGTCGAAAAAAGATGGGGAATCTTCACACCTTGAAGCTATTCAACAACTTTCAACATTATTTATGAACGAAAACTTCGTAAAGGAACTTGAACTTGTTGATAGTTATGATTCACTTATTAAACTTTTAGAAAAAAATCAAAAAAACACATTAGTCCACTCTACAGAAAAAACGAACACAAATGGTTATGACATCGTTGCAGTTACTGCTTGTCCTACCGGAATTGCCCACACTTATATGGCAGCTGAACGTTTAACTAAAGCCGCTAAGGAAATGGGATTATCAATTAAAGTGGAAACGCAAGGAACGGAAGGTTCAAAAAATGTTTTAACACAATATGAAATTAGCAATGCCAAGGGTGTAATTTTAGCCGTTGATAAAGTTGTTGATCTTTCAAGATTTGCCGGACTTGAAAATGTTCTTGAATTAGGAACAGGTACTGCTATTAAAAAACCTGAAGAACAAATTAAGAAAATCTTAAATAAAGAAGGTAAAAAGTTACCAGGTCAAAAAGCATCTGGCTCAAATGAAACAACGGAAGATTTAATTTCGTTTGATGGATTTGGTAAAAGAATTTACAAAGGAATTATGAATGGTGTTTCATTTATGTTGCCATTCGTTGTCTTTGGCGGAATTATGATCGCCCTTGCCTTCCTTATCGATATTAAGAACGCTGGAACAGCCAACTATGGTAGCGTTAACGAAGTTGCTAGATGATTTAAAAACCTAGGTGGACTTGCCTTTGGAATTATGGTTCCAATTCTTAGTGCTTACATTGCCTATGGTCTAGTTGGACGCTTTGGGTTGTTACCTGGATTTATCTGTGGATTTATTTCAATTGGTTCATTCCTAATGAAATTAGATCCTTCTACAGGTCAAATTTCCTGATTCGATCCTGCTGGAGGACTTGGTTCAGGGTTCTTTGGTGGAATCATTGGTGCTATTTTAAGTGCCGTTCTTATTATTGTTTTTGTTAAATATGTTTTTGGCTGAGTACCAGCCTCACTTAAAGGATTAAAAAACATTCTATTTATTCCTTTGTTTGCAACATTTGCAATCGCACTAGTCTTCTGAGTAATTAACATTCCTTTAATTTACTTAAATTATGGATTTAATAAATTGCTAGGAGCAATTGAATCGAAAAATTACTTAGTACCTTTACTTGGTCTTGTTTTAGGACTAATGATGACTAGTGACCTTGGTGGTCCAATTAACAAAGCTGCTTACCTATTCTCAATTGCAACTATTTCAAGCGGAAATGGTACAGTTGCTATGGCAGCAACGATGGCAGCAGGAATGGTACCACCACTTGGTATTGCGTTGGCAACATCAATCTTTAGAAAACACTTCTCTCAAGAAGAAATTCAATCTGGATATGTTAACTACGTAATGGGGCTTTCATTTATTAGTGAAGGAGCAATTCCATTTACAGTTGCAAAACCTAGAGTAATGGTTCCCGCTAACTTGGTTGGTGGCGCAATTACCGGATTACTTGTTGGTTTATTCCAAATCACATTAGCTGCTCCACACGGCGGGGTCTTTGTTTTCGCACTTGTAAAAACCTCATTATTTAGTTCTAGTGGTGGTCAAATCGGTGGTGGAATTGCGCTTTACATCGCTGCAATTATCGCCGGCGCAATCGCTCAAATGTTTACCATTTGAGGATTACTACTACTTTACAAAAAACTTGATGCCGCAAAAGCAAAAAAGACAACTAATTTAGTTTAG
- the coaD gene encoding pantetheine-phosphate adenylyltransferase: MKIAIYPGSFDPLHKGHLEIIKKVLKIFDKLIVIVSVNPDKENQTPVDERLKQVCDQLKGFKNVEVIPNKNKLIGHIARDLGVEFIIRSARNKTDFDYELELAAGNNHVNEKLETILIMPDFEYIEYSSTLERHKKKLGVK, translated from the coding sequence ATGAAAATAGCAATTTATCCGGGCTCGTTTGACCCCCTTCATAAAGGACATTTAGAGATTATAAAAAAGGTATTAAAAATATTTGACAAGTTAATTGTTATTGTTTCGGTTAACCCAGATAAAGAAAACCAAACCCCAGTTGATGAACGTCTTAAACAAGTTTGTGATCAACTTAAAGGTTTTAAGAATGTTGAAGTTATTCCTAATAAAAACAAGTTGATTGGACATATTGCTCGTGATTTAGGTGTTGAATTTATAATTCGTTCTGCACGTAATAAAACAGATTTTGATTATGAATTGGAGTTAGCGGCAGGTAATAATCATGTTAATGAAAAACTAGAAACGATTTTGATTATGCCTGATTTTGAATACATCGAATATTCTTCAACTCTTGAAAGACACAAGAAAAAGTTAGGGGTTAAATAA
- a CDS encoding PfkB family carbohydrate kinase yields the protein MIYTITFAPCLDYVINSPKEFNQNGLNRISDFDFFPGGKGINASVILKRLGLNNTAIIFAGGEIGNKIISQLKAEKIKTINIKTDAETRVNVKFLGKNAEFEINGPRPVINEQNLNEYFTTIKQMKKDDFVFIMGISDENVLTETLNLLKEKGIRFALDIDAKNIDKYLEFAPYIYKPNIHETKNFLIKIPETNEEIKNALLYLKAKKVHFPIISAGAKGSYYLDENNNLLQATIVKNAPLVSAVGAGDTLIASVFYFLSKNYNIKDVISHASAMSIGTVTRKWLAQKNDINTYLDHIKVVKIKK from the coding sequence ATGATTTATACAATAACATTTGCTCCATGCTTAGACTATGTCATTAATTCACCAAAGGAATTTAACCAAAACGGATTAAACCGCATTAGTGATTTTGATTTTTTTCCTGGTGGTAAGGGGATCAATGCTTCAGTCATTTTAAAACGACTAGGACTAAACAACACCGCAATTATTTTTGCTGGTGGCGAAATCGGAAACAAAATAATTAGTCAGTTAAAAGCAGAAAAAATCAAAACAATCAATATTAAAACAGACGCTGAAACACGTGTTAATGTTAAATTTTTAGGCAAAAATGCTGAGTTTGAAATTAATGGTCCACGTCCAGTTATTAATGAGCAAAATTTAAACGAATATTTTACAACAATCAAACAAATGAAGAAAGATGATTTTGTCTTCATTATGGGAATTAGTGATGAAAACGTTTTAACCGAAACACTTAATCTTTTAAAAGAAAAGGGTATTAGGTTTGCACTTGATATCGATGCCAAAAACATTGACAAATATTTAGAGTTTGCTCCTTACATATATAAACCAAACATTCATGAAACAAAAAATTTTCTAATCAAAATCCCAGAAACAAATGAAGAAATTAAAAATGCTTTACTTTATTTAAAAGCAAAAAAAGTTCATTTCCCAATCATTTCAGCTGGTGCTAAAGGCAGTTACTATCTTGATGAAAATAATAACTTGCTGCAGGCAACAATTGTTAAAAACGCACCACTTGTTAGCGCTGTAGGTGCTGGTGATACATTAATTGCTAGTGTCTTTTACTTTTTAAGTAAAAACTACAATATTAAAGATGTAATTAGTCATGCGAGCGCTATGTCAATAGGCACCGTCACTAGAAAATGGTTAGCTCAGAAAAATGATATTAATACTTATTTAGATCATATTAAAGTTGTAAAAATTAAAAAATAA